In Mycteria americana isolate JAX WOST 10 ecotype Jacksonville Zoo and Gardens chromosome 4, USCA_MyAme_1.0, whole genome shotgun sequence, the genomic stretch CCACCTCTGCCTGGTCTCATTGGCATGGTCACCTCTGCGTGGCCACCTGAGTAGGGCCACACCTGCCTGGTGACCTCTGCATGGTCACATCTGCCTGATCGCCCCTGTCTGGTCTCATCAGCATGGCCACCTCTGCCTGGCCACATCTGTCTGGTCTTATTGACGTGGTGACCTCTGCCTGGCCGCCTCTGCCTGGTCTCATCGGCATGGTCATCTCTGCTTAGCCACATCTGCCTGGTCTCATCAGCATGGCCACCTCAGCAGGACCACTTCTGCCTGGTCTCATCAGCATGGCCACCTCTGCTTAGCCACCTCTGCCTGGTCTCATTGACATGGTCACCTCTGCCTGGTCTCACCAGCATGGCCACCTCTGCCTGGTCTCATTGACATGGTCACCTCAGCAGGGTCACCTCTGCCTGGTCTCATCAGCATGGCCACCTCTGCTTAGCCACCTCTGCCTGGACTCATTGACATGGTCACCTCAGCAGGGTCACCTCTGCCTGGTCTCATCAGCATGGCCACCCCTGGTCTCATCAGCATGGCCACCTCTGCCTGTTCTCATTGGCAGGGCCACACCTGGTCACCGTGGCAtggccagctctgcctggccgCACAGGTCCCTGGGCCTCCCCCAGGGAAGGTGTGATAGTCACAGCGACTGTGAGAGCAGAGGACATATGGCCAGTGAGAGGTCCCTTTTTGGAGATACCTTCTGCCAGCCTTTCCCTGTTCCTACGGGAGAACAGAAACCGTTGCCTCTGATGACATCTGCCTTGGGGCTCCAGCtcttttaaaatctcttcaaaatgctttttctccccagttttatCCAGATAGGAAGGATGCTGAAGGTAGACCGTTTTCTTTTGGTGGGCACAAGGATTtttgctgcctgctcctctgACTTTGCCCTCCCCACCGGGATGAAGCCGGCTCCTCTTGGGTGGCCCCGTGCCACATCCAGGTGCCAGCTGCCGGTTTCCCCGGTCTTGCCCAagtccccgctgtccccaccaGAGCTTTGCAACGTTTCTCCGGTGGTTTAGCACACCCTCCCTGCTTttgggggccagggctgggctctccccccgctgccagccgggACCTGGGGTGGCTGCGAGCCGAGGGGCCAGCAGTACCAGCGTGCCAGAGCTTGCGGCTGGGTTTTTTGGCTGGCCAGGGCCACGAGAGCTCGCTCACCCCCTGGCCGGTGGCCAAATGGCATGGCTGGGTGGCTGCCAGCGCTTGCATTAATAGCTGCCAGCTTGCGGTTTGAGGTCACCCGTTCTTTCCAGTCTTTcatttcccgccccccccccccccttatttcaTGCCTGTAATGACaccaagcaggcagcagccccgccacccctccctgcctgcgctcCTTTTTGCCGGGCGAagctcttttgctttccttggGGCCAGGACAGCATCAGCTCGTGGCACCGCATCCCTGCTGCGCATCCCCAGATGCCGGGAGGGGACATCCTGGGGGACACCTTCACCCCTGTggggctctcctcctcctcgggaCATCGCTCGGGGGACCAGAAACATGCTCCCAGCCACCCCAAGGCATAACCCCCCCCTAAGGCCAGCGTGCAGAAGGCTTGCGCCAAGGCACAGCCCCTCGCAAAATAATTTGTAGCTGCCGTCATTCCCTGCCAAGGGCTTTGGGAGGGTGTTTTATTAGCAGCTCGCTATGAATAAATCTCCTTTTTCATAACACGCCGGCCAGGGATAAATAGCTTTGAGGAGGTGAGGCTGGGCTCCGGCCGGACGCCCCACGTCCCTTTGGGGAGGGGAACGCCCGGAGCCCCACTCGGAaagtggggtggggagggatgggatggggggtcCCCTCTCGCTCCCCGActccccagggatgctggggcGAGGCATCTGCTCGACGCCTCCTGCGCTCGCTGCTCCGGGGCAGGCGGGGCCAGGCGTGGGTGGGAcacgcgtgggggggggggggggccgggtcAGGGGGGCACCCCCGGACCGCCGAGGGACGCCTCCGGCGGGGTAGGAGCcgggcagctggaggaggaggaggaggaggagggcgaggagggcgGCGGTGCTGGCAGCGGCCGCCCCcgtcccgccgcggcccgccccgccgcagccgccgggcACCGGGCAGgcggaggcggcggtggcggcgcgcatggaggcggcggcggcggccccggccccggccccgggcggcggccccggtaccctgctgctctgcctggccctcGCCTCCGGTAAGCGCGGGGCAcccgcggcggcgcggctcggcaCGGGgatccccctgccccgccgcggtcccgggctgcccctgcccggctggatgcaccccggggccggccgggtgCTCCCCCCTGTcccggcccgctgccccccgcccctgcccggtgccaccccccggcccggccccgtcCTGTCGCTGTCCCGGACCGGGCTGGTCCCGGTGctgccccatcccatcccgcTGCTTCCCGGTCCCGCGCGGGTGATCCTCCACCTGCCTCCCGGTGCCGTCCCGGTGccgccccatcccaccccgctGCTCCCCCGGTCCCATCCCGCTGATCCCCTCTATCCCCCCCGTCCCACCCCATCCCGATGCTGCCCCTGTCCCATCCCAGTGCTCGCCGTGCCCACCCCGCTGTTTCCCAGTCCCACCCCAGTGACTCCCTGTGTCCTCCGGACAGTCCCATCCCAGTCCTTCCCCCATGCCCAGCCCGGTGTGCACCCAGTCCTCTCCCTGTGCTCCCCCACGCTTCCCCGCACCCATCCCAATGCTCCCCCATGCGTCCCCAGTTCCCATCCTGGTGCTCCCcaccatcccagtgccccccccccatGCCCATGCTGGCTTGGCTCCGAACCCCTGAATCCTGTGGGGCCGGCGTGTCCTGGCTGCACCCTGGAGTGGGGCTGGGATGCTTTTACCCCCTGTTGATGGGACACTGCTCACGGATGCCCTCGTACCTGTGTTTCACCATCCTTGGCAGCGCCGGGGATGGGGgatgcggggccgggggggagccggTACCTATTCAGCAAGTGTGCGAGCGTCCCCGTGTTATTCCTAAGCGCGTGGGAAGcaggcaaagcaggcagctgcctgctcagggctggcaGGAGATAACCTCAGGTAGGGCTGAACATCAGCTGGGCTTGGcgataccccccccccccagcagagaGTGCCAGCCCTGGGTTTTCGGGGCAGCCTTCTCCTCCGCCGGGAGCACGTTGGGTTTGGCCCTTTGGCAGGGCTGGTGACAGTGCTTGGCAAAACCTGCCAAACCTGTGCTGGCGGGAGGAAATCAAGGGTGGCTAACCTGTTTTGGGGCTGGGGTGCCCATCAGGCCAGGCAATGCCCCGGGTGGTTGCTCTCCTGCAATTCGGGCTTTCCCGGGGGAACATGGGGGGGTGTTATGGCAAAATAATGCGGTGTTTGGGATGCTTTCCTGGGTTATCTCCGGCTGCTTGGGAAAGGATGCAGCCTTAGATAGCAGGGCCAGGCCCTCCGTGCATCAAAGAGATGAGGCTGCTTTGCACCCGCAGCTCCTGGGTGCTGAGATCCGGGTGTCGGGGagccacccccccgccccgagctggCGGTGCCACCGGGGTGGTCCTCGCCAAGGGGTTGCCAGCCCGGAGGATGCCAAAGCATCTGCATCTGGTTGCAATCAGGGTGGGGATCTCGTCTTGGTGGGGATCTTTCCATGCCGAGCTGCGAACTCGGTCATCCAGGGTGAAGTCAGCCTCCCGCCCTGCACCGCTGCGTGCCCACGCCTCCCGCAGCTGGTTCCGGGCCCCGTGGCTCAtcccctggctcctgccaggcagctcccACCCCGCTGCCTGGGCCGGAGCGGGCGGAGGGATCGGTGTCCCCCCCGTCAGGCTCTTTCGGCCGGGGAGGGGATGCTCGCTGGTGGGGAAGCCCTGGCGGAGGCTCAGCCCCGGCCTCGTTGCAGCTCTGTTACCCAAAGCATGTTGTTAGCACGGTGGTGGCTATATATAGCCAGGAGGGACGCGCGTGCTGGGAACGTCTCTGCCgtgggacgggggggggacgcCAGAGCTTGGCCGCGCAGGCCCCCACCCTTGCTGCTGCCAGGGTGCCGAAGGGCCGGATGGGAAAATGGGTACTGGGGAGCGAGGCTGCCCGGGCTCGGCTACCCAAACTCCCCCCTCTCCGGGAGGCCTCGACGTGGCCGAGCTGCAAAGTGCACCCACTCAGGGTGGGAACACCCCCTGCCTCGGCGTGCCACCCCCGTGGGagccacccagcaccctgcctcaTCAGGCAGGAcctgtccccgctcccccgggTGCCGCCGCAGCGGGGTGAATCCCTGGGGAgggccaggctgggagcagggccGTGCTGAGTCAGTGCTGGTATGCCAGCGATCCGGTTACTGCCGCCGTGACGTGCCGGGGCTGAGCTGGCCCTCAGCTTCGTCCCGTGGCCACGACGAGCACGGTCGCCCCTTTCCCGGCTCGGTTCGTGCCGGGTATCGCCATGCCCCGGTGCAGCAGCGAGTGGTGTTGCAACGGGGATTTAGCACTTGCACACTGGGAGCAACTGGACTTTGGCGGGTGCTGAATCGCAGGGCTGCCGTCCCCTCACTCCGACTGCCGGTGAGGCCTTCAGCAGCCCTGAAACCCAGGCTCTTCAAAAACGCGGTGCAGCGAGCCGGACCTCCTGGGGatccctccctgcatcctccCCGGGCAAAGGGGCGGCTGGCTgccggcaggcagggctgtgcccaccGAAACCCGCCTCGCTGGCTCCCGGACCTCCGTGCCGGGGCGTCGGTGGGTGGAGGAGGCAGGCGGGAACCggctttcccttctctttgccCTGGGGAAAAGCTGAtgctgccagggcacagctgCGGAGCCCTTTGCCCGTCCCCTCCCTGCGGCAAAGGCCAGGAGAGCGGCTGCGGTGGGCGGTGGTGGTGATGCCGGGGCTCTGGCCGGGCTCCCCATCTGAGCCACCTCCACCGCGTTTCAGGCTTGGCGTTTTTCAGTTGCGTGGGCGCCGACGTCAACGTCACCGCAGGTCACGGCACGGAGGGGCTCGCCTGCGGCGTGGCCGAGAGCTGCACGGGTAAGGTGGCGGCACCGGAGTGAGGATGCTCGGGGGAGTTGACGGTGCTGGGGAGCGTGGGGGAGAGGGCCGGCATGGAGGACAGGCAGGGTGTTTTGTCTGGCGTAGCCACATGACATCCACCGAGTCGGGAAGCGGCCAGGGCCGGCACGCCACGGCCAAGGACACGCACGCCGGCAGCTCTGGCTGCGCTCGGACGTGCCACGGGGATGGACCAGCTCCGGGATGCTCCTGCCTCTGGGCAGAACTGTaaccccccggggggggggttcTTTGTCCTTGTCACCCCCAGGGAACGTGACGCAGCTGAGGCAGCACGGTCACTTCTCCAGGTGCCCGGAGGAGTACAAGCACTACTGCGTCAAAGGGAGATGCCGCTTCCTCGTGGCCGAGAAGGCACCGGCTTGCGTGTAAGCCACCGCCGGTGGGGACACGGTGGCATGGCGGGGGGGATGCCGTGCCCGGCCTCCCCGGGTGACCGGGAGGAGGGGGCCACGGGTACCGCGGCGGTTTTTTGgaccccctctgcctcccctgtgCCACGGGTCAGGTGCGAGCAAGGCTACACGGGGGCTCGCTGCGAGAGGGTGGACATCTTCTACCTGCGAGGTGACCACAGCCAGATCGTCATCATCTCCTTGATCGCCGCCATCGTCACCCTCATCATCCTCGTTGTCTGCACCTGCCTCTGCAGTCAGTACGTGGAGGGCATGGGGCGAAGcgcgggaagggaaggggcagccccGGATTGGGAGCGAATCCTGCCCGCCTCCACCGACGTGGGGCAGGTTGAATTTGGGCTGGGGGAATTCAGGTGGGACCCGGCCGCTGAGGGTGCTGGGAGGCGCACGGGGCATCGCTTCGGGGCTGGAAACCTCCTGCGATCCCATCCAGAGCTTCTGCGAGgtgaaagcagagggaagaggagcagcagcgctGCGATGCCTCGttctgctttttgcctttctttttttttgggggttttaatTATttaccacaccccccccccatcaagCCACTGTCGGAAGCAGCGtaggaagagaaaggcagaagaaatggaGACGTTAAACAAGAATTTGCCTTCCAAAAGCGAAGATGTGCTGGAGACGGGCATCGCGTGAAggtgcgtggggccggggggtgcAGCCGAGCCCGGGGTGACGGGGGACCCCGCGTTGGGGACATCCGCTGAGGCCGAAGACCTCCCGTCTCTCCGCAGGAGCTCCAGGTACCTGCAGGCGGGTCCCGGACGGCGACACCGGCTGGCTCGATGGGCGAGGGCGAAAACTTACAATAAAGGGGTGACGGAAAGGTGTCCACGTGTGGCCACGGTGCTTACGGGCCCCTCTCGCCATCACCCCACCACcaccggggggctgggggtcaggcCCAGCCGTGCCACTGCGCTCCCCaaattccctcctcccccccccccccccccccgagcccatCCCGCCATTTTGCCTGCCTCCCCCATGCGGGGGCCCGGCCGTTCCCCCGCCGGCACAGCCCTGGCCAGGCCAACGGGGCGCGGAAAGATCGCACGGGAGCCGgtaccggggaggggggggggggctgccggggtgccgggggctgcggtgCCGTCCTGAGACCGACAGGGGGCGCTGCGCGCCGCCGTGCCGCGTCGCgtccgccagggggcgccgccgtGCGGGGCAGGGGCGCGGCGGCCTCCGAGGCTTCAAAACCCCCtcgcggccgccagggggcgccgccgccgcgggaacggcggcagcgggagcgggagcgggagcgggagcggggtcCCGGCGGTCCCGGCTCCCGGGGGTCCTTGCCGGGCCCGGGGGTCGCGGCTCCCGGGGGTCCTTGCCGGGCCCGGGGTCTGTCTCCGGGCGGCTAGGGGGCCGTGCTGAGGCTGCCTCCCCGTCACGGCTgctcccggtgccgccgccgcgtCTCCCCGCCCGGGACCGAGCGGACACCGGCGCCTCCGGGCGTGCTCCGGACCAGCGGCCAGGGCCGGGGCGAGGCTGCAGCCGCGCCGGGCCCGGGTGTCCCGTCTCCCCGGGGCTCTCACGgtcccggcgcggggcggccgcagcTGGCGGGCGGGAACCGGGGCCGACGGCGTCTCCCGCCTGCCCTGGGCGGCCTCGGAGTCCCGGACGGGGCCAGGCGTGGGAAACGGGGGAAACCGGAGGAAAATGGAGCAGAACCGGGGCcgtttcctcccttctcccccccgccggcgggcTCCGGTGCGGGAGCGGGGGCACCGGCCGCTGCCCGGTAGGTCAGGTccgtgccctgcctgcaggcagctgccggcggggcggcgcgggccctgcctctccccgcaggcagcgggggctgcccccgtcccctcccggggcCGGACCCCCCGGCTCTGGGCTGGCGGCTCCTGCCGGGACCCACGGGAGACCCGGGACAGGCGCCGGCTGGCTGCGGGCCCCCGGGTTTCCCAgcggcaggagctgccctgcccaccTTGGCAGCCACGGGTGAGTGGTCTGTCTCCCTCTCCCCGGGGCGGGATCCCCCGTGGGTGCCCGGCTGGGCCCGGGTGACTTTCCCGGCGGGTTTCGGCACCGACCCTCTGGGGTCCCCTCTCGGGGGGCAACGGCTGCAGCTCGGCCTGtggggttgggggtccccggCAGCTCCCAATTTCCACCACGGGATCAGTCCCCACTCGAACCGTGACCCAGTGACCGGCCGTGGGGGCTCCGCACGCCCCATCTCCCACCGGGtacctgggggaggcagggacccggcggggctgggggtctcccagTGACCCCTCTTGCTGCcgggctccctcctcccagcGCAGATGCCGGGGCtggtttcttctcccagctctctCCCGGAGCAGCTGCCGGCGGGAGAGACCCCTCCGGCCTGGTGCTGGCTTTGCTGGAGCCGGGGAGAGCTCGGACTGGTGAGTGTGGGTGCCGCTGCTGGGGGGAACTGGTTTGCACTGGGGTTCAGTCCTTCCGCCCTGCCCGGCATCATCCTCGTGGGTGGATGCCCCAGGGCCAGAGCTGGCAGTGATGGGTGCTGCCATGGTGGGGCCTGGGGGCAGCTCTGGGCCCTGCACGAAGCCCTGCTTTGACTGAAAACCTTCTTTTTCAGCTCGAAACGTGCTGCGCTGGGGGCAGAGGacgctccagctcctgcagccccgtCAGTGAGTCGGTGAAGCCGGCCTGGCCGGGCATGGGGAACGATGGCTGTCCTGGTGCTGCTGGTCTCTCGTGAGGTGTTGGTGGCACGGGCGATGCCGTGTGCCTGTGCCGAAGCACGGGGAAGGCTCATCCCGGTGCCCGGGCGAGGAGCAGGGCCCCGAGGTGGCGAACACCGGGGGACGCCGGTGGGGAGGACGTGCCCGGTGAGGTGAGTGCCCGATACGGCGGCCGAGCACGGTGGGACCGGAGCGCTCGGCTCCcagggctggctgtgcctggggggTCTGCGGTGCTGCAGGAGGGGCCGGGTCCGTGCAGGGTCCCTGGGGACGGAGGGGCAGGCGGAGGTCCTGTCCCCGGCCGTGGGagcgggtgctgggggctgccgtGCCCCCGGGGTGCCAGGACCGAGCAGGCACGAGGGAGCTGGACCAAGCCAGAGCTCGGGGCACGCTGTCTTTGCCCCTTGTCCTGCTGGTGGGGTGGCCAAGGGACGGGGAGGGTGGGTGCCATCCCCCAGCCCAGTTCCCCACCAGGGCCCTTTGGTGGGAAGGAGGGGTCCCGGCACTCAGGGGCAGTGCTCACGGGTCACCCCGTGTGCCGGTGCGTGTCCCTCGGGAGCTCGGCGTCGCAGGGCCGGCGCCTGTGCCTGCCTGGGTGGGTTCCCCCTGTGGCCAGTGGTTGTTTGTGGGCACGGGGGGGACCTGGGGAGCCCCATGGTTCCCATCCCCGcagcccacggtgagccagggctgggcaggtTGGTGCTGCCTGTTTGGGGGGGCAGGAGCGGGCGCTGTCGGGGTCCGACCCAGACCCCACTGGTGTGGTCCCAGCCAGATCCTGGCTGTCGCCCGCTCTCCTAGGGAGAAGCGAGATGTTTCTGGTGTCCCATCGCcgtctctccctccctcccttcccatcaTGGGTGTGCAGCACCGGGGAGCGGCTGCCGAAAACACAGGtgaggggctgggcagagctgcccgtgcccaggaggcagcagggtttgcaggggcagcagctccagggcttGGCCGTGCGGTGCCACCGGGAACTGTGACTGTCCCATGTCTCTCCCCGTGCAGGGACGGACGGACAGAGGAGCCCCAGCCACACCAGGACCTGTGTGGGGTGTGGAGCCCCAGGAAGAAGCCGGGCTGCCTGCGCCGAGGCCGACACTGCCGCCTGCCCGGGGACAGCATGGCTCCAGGTCAGTTGTTTGGGTCCAGCTCAATTTGTGGgccctgtttgtttgtttatttaggcTCCTGTTTGTCTCTGGTCCAGCCCAGTTTGCGGCTTAAGCTTGGTTCAGGCCCCCGTTTGTTTCAAGTCCAGCTCCAGCTTAGTTCAGCCCCAGTTCAGTTTTGGTTCTCTACCAGTTTTTCTGCTCTGGTTTCAGGTCCCGCTTGTGGATGGCTCCAGTTCATGGAAGGCTCCAGTTCATTTGCagcttctgtttgtttctggtcCAGCTCAGTTTTGGCTCCAGTTTGTGGATGGTTCCAGCTCCTCTTCCAGTTCATTTCAGCACCAGCTTGTTTTGGCTCCAGCTCATTACAGCTTGTGCTTGTTAAAAACCATCTTGGCTTTTGGCGAGGTCATAAATCAATCACTGTCACAACGTGTATATGAATATTAAATGTCATAATTGTACACACATTGACTAATTAGTTGGTGTTTATTGTTCAGTAACCATCCGGGGGGTGGCACACACCTTGAATAAAGAGTTGGACGCGcgcagaggggctggaaagcgCCTTTCGCCCCAGAGACTATCTCAAGCGTTTAATTCGGCCTGGTGCATGCCGGCCTCCCCAGCTTCGGGGACCAACGCGACCGGACCCCCACCTCCGGCGGGGGTCCAcgcaccctgcccacccccctccccctcccaatgccccccacctcccccccagccgcggcccccccggccccgggttTGGCCCCAGAAACACCCAACTGGGGCTGCGTTTCTGAACCCAAACACACGGGACtcgctccccagcccagccccggcagcccctcgcccagccccggccccaagGCCCCCTTCTCGGCCCGGGGAAGCGCCCTGCTCGCTCCGTGCTGCTGAGCCCTGGCCCTGGCTCTCGCCTCCCCGACACCCggccgagcccccagccccgcgtgtGCTGTCGGGACGGGCCCAGGAGCCCCGGCGGGGTCGGGCAGTGGTCGGTCCTGACCCGGGCGACCCGGCCCCGTGTggccgcggggcgccggcccTGCGGGCTTTATTCCccggcgccccgagccccgcccgCTCCTCCGCGGAGCCCCCGGTAGCGCGGCCGCCCGGACAGCGGCACTcgccccccgcctccgccccgaGAACCCCCAGCAGCCCCTTCACCGGCCCCGGCCGCTGCTCGGCCCCGGCCTcacggcccccggccccgctccccggccccgccgcagcacaACGAGCAGcgcgcgcgggcggcggccgcgggacTCAAATctgctcggccccgccccgcgcaggcgcccTGCGGCGCCGcccgctcgccccgccccgcgcacctgtGCCAGACCacgccccgcgcaggcgcaccgGGCCACCGCCcactcgccccgccccgcgcacctgtgccaggccccgccccgcgcaggcgcaccAGGCCACCGCCCACTCGCCCTGCGCACCTgtgccaggccccgccccgcgcaggcgcaccgGGCCACCGCCCACTCGCACCGCCCCGCGCACCTGTGCCAGGCACCGCCCCGCGCACCTGTGaccgccgcgccccgcgcaggcgcactgaagccccgcccctccgcgccccgccccccgcaggCGTCTTCTCCCCCGCCGCCAGAACCGCGCCGGCACCGGCCGCGGCGGACGCGGGGAGCGGGCTCCGGCCGGGACCCATCGCCCAGGACGCAGGCAGGAAGGGCCGCGGCCCGGGTCTCACGGAGCCGATGGGGCAGTCCCGGCCGCTGTCCGCCTCTCCCCGGCGGGCGGGGTGCGCGTCCCGGGGCTCTGTTCTCCCCGTGGAGCCAGAGaaccgcgccggggccgggcccggcttTTCCCGGAGCCCCCGAGCCCGGCCTCGCCATCCCCGTCCCGGTGCCGCGGGCAGGAGGAGCCACGCTCCGGGGCCGGGCCCGAGGCGGGAGCGGGGACCGGCAGCCGAAGCCCCGCGTTGCCCGCTCCTGCCTGGGGCTCCGGGCACGGTCTCTGCTGGGGCCGGCGCGGTGTCACGGAACAGGCAGCGGCGGCTCCACGCAGACACCGAATAAAGCCTGGACACCGCCGGCGGCCCGGGCACGGCCTGAGCGGATCCCGCACCGGGGTCCCGAgcgccccggcaccggccggggcagggaaggggcctCTCGGCTCCCcgggctctccctgccccggtGAGCCCGGGTCCGAGCCCCGACAGGGCGGGACTCGGGCTCTGTTCTTCAAGCGCTAAAACCCACGCCTTGGTCCCTGTTCCGCGCCCTGAACGCGGCCACACGAGCCCGGTTTCGAGCCCCGACACGCGGCACTGAGCCTCCCTTTTCAAGCCCTACAACTGCCCCGCTGAGCCTGGTTTCACAGCCCACAAACGCAGGACTTAGTCTCCCTTTCAGAAACCCCACAAACGCAGGACTTAGTCTCCCTTTCAGAAACCCCACAAACGCAGGACTTAGTCTCCCTTTCAGAAACCCCACGTTGCCGGCATGAGCCCGGTTGCaagccccagcccccagcactgaGTCTCTGGGCGAGAGGCCAAGGGGCCCAGCTCCGCCTCAGCCCAGGGTGCCTCTTCCCGAACCCCACGGCTCGCCCGCACCTTTCCTGCCGTCAGGCCAGCccgggctctgcccgccccgagcccctgcccagctctgcaaaaCACGGCACTTAGTcccagccccgagccccagcAGCCTGCTTTCACGTCCTGAAGACGCTCGACTCGCTCTCTTGTCTCCGAGCCCCCAAAACGCAGCACTTGCCTGCCGCTTTCCAGCCCCCGCACCCACCCGCCCAGCTCCTTTCCGAGGCCAAAACACCaagcccttcctctccctgttccAGCCCTGAAAACGTGGCACTCGCTGGTTTTCGCCCACGTACGTGCCGGGCTTTGCCCACCAAGCCCGCTTGGTTTCTGCCTCCGAGCCCCCAGCCCGCCCAGCTGAGCCCGGCTCGGGGCTGCGGAACCCCTCGGCTCCgtctctgccccagccccaggagttATCTTCCCTTCGGAGCCCCCGAGACCGTTCTCCATCtcaccagcccagctcctgctgcgcCAAAACCCACCCCTGGGCCCGGTTCCGAGCCCCAAACCGACCCCTGGGCCCGGgctgagccccggccccggccccgggagccggcTCTCGCCTCCCCGGCGCCCGGCCGAGCCccgaccccccccagccctgcgtgTGCTGTCGGGAC encodes the following:
- the BTC gene encoding probetacellulin, coding for MEAAAAAPAPAPGGGPGTLLLCLALASGLAFFSCVGADVNVTAGHGTEGLACGVAESCTGNVTQLRQHGHFSRCPEEYKHYCVKGRCRFLVAEKAPACVCEQGYTGARCERVDIFYLRGDHSQIVIISLIAAIVTLIILVVCTCLCSHHCRKQRRKRKAEEMETLNKNLPSKSEDVLETGIA